In Acidobacteriota bacterium, the DNA window CTTATCGCGAGGAGGCTCCTTCTACCGTCAACGAAATTAACCGCTTCATAAGCCCGGCTTCCCCGGAGGGGTAGCTTCCTCTCGACCTCCTCCCCCAACTTATCGCTCAGATAGCCGTGATAGAGAGGACCGATGAAACCAGAACTCCTCCGGGGAACGATCCTTCTCGCCCTCTCCTCCTCCGGGGAAAGCGTGATCTTCCGCGGAGCCACCCCGAAAAGGGAGCAACGGGAGAAGTATCTCTGCTCGATCAGCCGGCGATAAAAGAGCTCCTCAGCATTCGCTCTTCTTTTTAGCCTCTCGATAAGTCCTGTCAATTCCTCATCCTTGGAGAACACCCCAACCGAGGAGAGCGCTTCCCTTACCCGGTGGAAGGAGTATTTAGAGACAAGCAACGCCTGGCGATAGACATTGTAAAGCTCGGAAGCCGACCTCGCCTCATCGAGCTTAGAAAGCCAGAAATTCACCTCCTCGCTTGCCCGGAAGGTTTCCCGGGAGAGAACCTCGGTGGCGAGCTTCATCCCTTCGAAAGACCCTGCCTGAGCCATAAAGTAAACGGCGAGGGTGGAGAGGAATACGACCCGTTTTAACTCGGTCTGATCCACCTTATCCACATCATCCTGGATGGTGTGATGATAAGGATCGGGATGACCCAGCATCACCGCCGGCACCCGGAAGGAGCCCTCAGTGAAGATGTAATGATCGGAGCCACCGGAATAGGGAACCACCCGGTAATTCCAGGGAGCCTTTGAGCCCCTGGGGGTGGTTATTCGGCATCGCGCCACCTCCTCGATGAGGTTCTCCATAAGGGCGTTGATGAATGAGGGGTTGGAAGCAGGTGTTCTCGTCACATAGAAATAGGAGTTCGTCTTCTTGAGGTCCTCCCCGATCATATCGAGATTGAGGGCGCCTATCGTCCTTTTTGCCACCTCGGGATGGTTTACTAAGTAGGCAATGGTGCCGTACATCTCGGAGACCCAGAGGAAGCGGATGGTCCTCGCCGGTGGAGGTATCTCACCCTTTGCTATCAGCCGTTTCAGCGTTCTCGCTATCTCAAGAAGACCAGCGCTTCCCGAGGCGTTGTCGTTCGCCCCCGGTTGATAGTGGTCCAGATGAGCCATAAGAAGGACCTCCTCATCGGGGTACTTCGTTCCGGGGATGGTGGCACTCATCACCTCTATCTTGCTCGGATATATCTCTCCCACCACCTTGACCTTGAGCAGTACCTTCTTTCCCTGACTGAGAAACCGCTTTATCAGATCCGCTTGCTCCCGGGAGAGGTTGAACCCGAAGCCGACCTTGTCCTTTTCGCTCAGTCGGGGCCAAAGGGCGGTGTATTGGACGAGATTAGGATAATCTCTCCTCGCATCCGGAGGAAGATAATTAAGCACCCCAACCGCACCCCGCTTTATGACCGCCTCCCGATGAACATCACCGGAATAGCCGGTGGCAAGGACGATCTTACCCGCAACATCCTTCCCCTGATAATCGGCGGGAGACAGTCCCGAGCCGACATCGACCACCTCGGCGGTCAGATCAGCACTTACGCTATGCTTCACCAACACGGTAGGAAGCTCCTCATAGGAGGCGAGCTTCATCTTGATCGGAGAAACCATCCACAGTTCCCCTTCGCTTGCCCGCCAGCCGACCGGGGTACGGAATGTCCCGTAGTAGGTATCGCCGTCGGAATACCAACCCTCTATCTTCGCATTTTTTATGCCGTACCTGGCGAGCTGAGATTTGACATAGAGTGCTGCCTTATGCCACCCCTCCGATGCCTGAATCCGATCATACCTGCT includes these proteins:
- a CDS encoding DUF4910 domain-containing protein — its product is MGKRWVSYFLLFGFFFLLSPALGDGYQPPSLISRDIEGKILSQVSGEIAWWHTVMISRYDRIQASEGWHKAALYVKSQLARYGIKNAKIEGWYSDGDTYYGTFRTPVGWRASEGELWMVSPIKMKLASYEELPTVLVKHSVSADLTAEVVDVGSGLSPADYQGKDVAGKIVLATGYSGDVHREAVIKRGAVGVLNYLPPDARRDYPNLVQYTALWPRLSEKDKVGFGFNLSREQADLIKRFLSQGKKVLLKVKVVGEIYPSKIEVMSATIPGTKYPDEEVLLMAHLDHYQPGANDNASGSAGLLEIARTLKRLIAKGEIPPPARTIRFLWVSEMYGTIAYLVNHPEVAKRTIGALNLDMIGEDLKKTNSYFYVTRTPASNPSFINALMENLIEEVARCRITTPRGSKAPWNYRVVPYSGGSDHYIFTEGSFRVPAVMLGHPDPYHHTIQDDVDKVDQTELKRVVFLSTLAVYFMAQAGSFEGMKLATEVLSRETFRASEEVNFWLSKLDEARSASELYNVYRQALLVSKYSFHRVREALSSVGVFSKDEELTGLIERLKRRANAEELFYRRLIEQRYFSRCSLFGVAPRKITLSPEEERARRIVPRRSSGFIGPLYHGYLSDKLGEEVERKLPLRGSRAYEAVNFVDGRRSLLAIRDALSAEYGPVSLSSVERFFRVLERAGLIRIEGKDK